The Plasmodium vinckei vinckei genome assembly, chromosome: PVVCY_14 genome window below encodes:
- a CDS encoding iron-sulfur subunit of succinate dehydrogenase, putative: MGKPNELRYIMGLLNKRVWNNINNKQVRFFSSDNNSTANNSINVNRYVNGKSDQAQTNELKRFSIFRYDSQNNKRPRMQTFEVDIDNCGPMVLDVLIKIKDEIDSTLSFRRSCREGICGSCAMNINGKNGLACLTEVNKNKNEITEIHPLPNLYIMKDLVADLTNFYNQYKSIDPWLKRKTKKEKGQKEFYQSIEDRKKLDGLYECIMCASCSTSCPSYWWNPEYYLGPATLMQAYRWIVDSRDEYTQERLMDINDTMKLYRCHGIMNCSVCCPKGLDPAKAIKHMKELVQENFSKDNIKVHANYIKDKMENAEKSIDKEK; this comes from the coding sequence aTGGGGAAGCCAAATGAACTAAGATATATAATGGgcttattaaataaaagggtatggaataatataaataacaaaCAAGTAAGATTTTTCTCTAGTGACAATAATTCAACAGCTAACAATTCTATAAACGTAAATAGATATGTTAATGGTAAATCTGATCAAGCCCAAacaaatgaattaaaaaggtTTTCAATATTTCGATATGACTCACAAAACAACAAGAGACCTAGAATGCAAACATTTGAAGTAGATATAGATAATTGCGGCCCAATGGTGTTAGAcgtattaataaaaattaaagacgAAATTGATTCAACATTATCCTTTAGAAGGAGTTGCAGAGAAGGTATATGTGGAAGTTGTGCAATGAACATAAATGGGAAAAATGGATTGGCTTGTTTAACAgaagttaataaaaataaaaatgaaataacaGAGATACACCCACTaccaaatttatatataatgaaagaTTTAGTGGCAGAtttaacaaatttttataatcaaTATAAATCAATTGATCCATggttaaaaagaaaaacaaaaaaagaaaaaggtCAAAAAGAATTTTATCAATCTATTGAAGATCGAAAAAAATTGGATGGACTATATGAATGCATCATGTGTGCATCTTGCTCAACATCATGTCCATCTTATTGGTGGAACCCTGAATATTATCTTGGACCAGCTACATTAATGCAAGCATATCGTTGGATAGTTGATTCAAGAGATGAATATACACAAGAACGTTTAATGGATATAAATGATACCATGAAATTATATAGATGTCATGGAATAATGAATTGCTCAGTATGCTGTCCTAAAGGTTTAGATCCAGCAAAAGCTATAAAACATATGAAGGAGCTAGTACAAGAAAATTTTTCtaaagataatataaaagttCATGCCAATTACATCAAAGACAAAATGGAAAACGCAGAAAAATCAATTgacaaagaaaaataa